A portion of the Glycine max cultivar Williams 82 chromosome 10, Glycine_max_v4.0, whole genome shotgun sequence genome contains these proteins:
- the LOC100790358 gene encoding UDP-glycosyltransferase 73C3 gives MSSQTRNLNFVLFPLMSQGHMIPMMDIAKILAQNGVTVTVVTTHQNASRFTSTFSNSQIRLLEVQFPYQEAGLPEGCENLDMLPSLGTGLDFFNAANSNTLKEQVEKLFEELNPPPSCIISDMTLHYTANIARKFNIPRFSFLGQSCFSLFCLYNIGVHKVRSTITSETEYFALPGLPDKVEFTIAQTPAHNSSEEWKEFYAKTGAAEGVSFGVVMNSFEELEPEYAKGYKKARNGRVWCIGPVSLSNKDELDKAERGNKASIDEHFCLKWLDSQKPKGVIYVCLGSMCNITSLQLIELGLALEASKRPFIWVIREGNQLGELEKWIKEEGFEERTKDRSLVIHGWAPQVLILSHPSIGGFLTHCGWNSTLEAVCAGVPLITWPLFGDQFFNEKLVVQILRVGVKVGVEVPVEWGEEDENGLLVKKEDVGRAINELMDESRDSEEMRERVNGLAEMAKRAVEKGGSSHSNVTLLIQDVMQQNKRDT, from the coding sequence ATGAGTTCCCAAACACGCAACCTCAACTTTGTTCTGTTTCCTCTGATGTCCCAGGGCCACATGATCCCCATGATGGACATAGCAAAAATTCTGGCACAGAACGGTGTTACTGTCACAGTGGTCACAACCCACCAAAACGCATCACGCTTCACATCAACTTTTTCTAATTCCCAAATCCGATTACTCGAAGTTCAATTCCCATACCAAGAAGCAGGGTTGCCAGAAGGGTGTGAGAATCTCGACATGTTACCTTCACTTGGCACAGGCTTGGATTTCTTCAACGCTGCAAACAGCAACACCCTGAAGGAGCAAGTTGAAAAACTCTTTGAAGAGTTAAACCCTCCACCAAGCTGCATAATTTCCGACATGACTCTGCATTACACAGCAAACATTGCTAGAAAATTCAATATTCCTAGGTTTTCATTCCTGGGACAGAGTTGCTTCAGTCTCTTTTGTTTGTACAACATAGGAGTCCACAAAGTTCGGTCAACGATTACCTCGGAGACAGAGTACTTTGCTCTGCCCGGTCTGCCCGACAAGGTTGAGTTTACCATAGCACAGACTCCAGCACACAATTCTAGTGAAGAGTGgaaggagttttatgccaaAACCGGTGCTGCTGAAGGGGTTTCATTTGGGGTGGTGATGAATTCATTTGAAGAGTTGGAGCCAGAATATGCCAAGGGTTACAAAAAAGCAAGAAATGGAAGAGTTTGGTGCATTGGTCCTGTTTCACTCAGCAACAAGGATGAACTAGACAAGGCTGAGAGAGGGAACAAGGCTTCAATTGATGAGCATTTTTGCTTGAAGTGGCTTGATTCGCAGAAACCAAAGGGTGTGATCTATGTGTGCCTTGGAAGCATGTGTAACATAACATCACTTCAGTTAATAGAGCTTGGTTTGGCCTTGGAAGCCTCAAAAAGACCCTTCATTTGGGTCATTAGGGAAGGGAATCAATTGGGGGAATTGGAGAAGTGGATTAAGGAAGAGGGGTTTGAGGAAAGGACCAAAGATCGAAGCCTTGTGATTCATGGTTGGGCTCCTCAGGTACTGATTCTTTCACACCCTTCGATTGGAGGGTTTTTGACACACTGTGGTTGGAACTCAACTTTGGAAGCTGTATGTGCTGGTGTGCCTTTGATTACATGGCCTCTATTTGGAGACCAGTTTTTCAATGAGAAACTTGTTGTGCAAATACTAAGAGTTGGAGTGAAGGTTGGGGTGGAGGTTCCTGTGGAGTGGGGTGAGGAAGATGAGAATGGTCTTTTGGTGAAGAAAGAAGATGTTGGGAGAGCTATTAATGAGTTGATGGATGAGAGTAGGGATAGTGAAGAAATGAGGGAAAGGGTTAATGGACTTGCAGAGATGGCTAAGagagctgttgaaaaaggtGGATCTTCTCACTCCAATGTCACACTCCTTATCCAAGATGTCATGCAACAAAACAAGAGAGATACTTAA